One window of the Granulicella arctica genome contains the following:
- a CDS encoding GatB/YqeY domain-containing protein, with the protein MSIGEAIQKEIIVAMKARSEHRLTTLRMVKSALKSKEIDKREPLTEAEETQILTTLIKQRRESVESFTKGDRPELAAKEAEEILMIEGFLPQAASEEEVLAVVQGGIAHLAEGGTKPGPKDMGPAMRVIQQRLLASNLRADGRMVSEMVKRELAK; encoded by the coding sequence ATGAGTATTGGTGAGGCGATTCAGAAGGAAATAATCGTAGCGATGAAGGCTAGAAGTGAACATCGCCTGACAACGCTTCGCATGGTGAAGTCCGCGTTGAAGAGCAAGGAGATCGATAAGCGGGAGCCGTTGACGGAGGCGGAGGAGACGCAGATTCTGACGACGCTGATCAAGCAGCGGCGCGAGTCGGTCGAGTCCTTTACGAAGGGTGATCGACCTGAGCTTGCAGCCAAGGAGGCGGAGGAGATCCTGATGATTGAGGGGTTTTTACCGCAGGCGGCGAGCGAGGAGGAGGTGCTCGCCGTGGTGCAGGGCGGGATAGCTCACCTGGCAGAGGGCGGCACGAAGCCAGGCCCCAAGGATATGGGGCCGGCGATGCGGGTGATTCAGCAGAGGCTGCTCGCGAGTAATTTACGTGCCGATGGAAGGATGGTCAGCGAGATGGTGAAGCGGGAGTTGGCCAAGTAG
- a CDS encoding ferritin-like domain-containing protein gives MEKKLKDLVDKALSRRSFLAGAGSVAAGTLIAGCSDSTPATTTPVATTTAAPAALTDADYLNFALNLEYLEAEFYLHAATGTGLSTTDAGSGAGSVTVPAVTQLTGLTAVQSAYLNEVAQNELDHVRLLRSALAGAAVPRPAIDLTFFGTLAMVAGITKDTSFTPFASYPTYLIGAFIFEDVGVTAYHGAALVLTSKANLTVGAEIHAVEAYHAASIRTQIVAADFLANTGTNTYTNIANQVSTLRGTLGGGAETMLSQTTIVASDSNSIGYKRSPDQVLHIVYGAAGGAGVSKGGFFPAGLNGKISVTAS, from the coding sequence GTGGAAAAGAAACTGAAAGATCTCGTTGATAAGGCTCTATCCCGCCGAAGCTTTCTAGCCGGCGCGGGAAGTGTGGCAGCAGGTACCCTCATTGCCGGTTGCAGTGACAGCACCCCTGCAACAACCACCCCGGTGGCAACAACAACAGCAGCGCCCGCTGCCCTTACCGATGCTGACTACCTCAACTTTGCTCTGAACCTTGAATACCTTGAGGCTGAATTCTATCTTCATGCAGCAACCGGAACAGGTCTCTCAACGACTGACGCCGGAAGCGGCGCTGGTTCGGTTACCGTTCCTGCCGTCACCCAGCTCACCGGCCTGACCGCCGTTCAATCTGCCTACCTGAACGAAGTCGCGCAGAACGAGCTTGACCACGTTCGCCTTCTCCGTAGCGCCCTCGCCGGAGCAGCCGTTCCACGTCCCGCAATCGATCTCACCTTCTTCGGTACTCTGGCTATGGTCGCCGGGATCACGAAGGATACCTCCTTCACCCCCTTCGCCAGCTACCCGACCTACCTCATCGGTGCCTTCATCTTCGAGGACGTCGGCGTAACCGCATACCACGGTGCAGCTCTGGTCCTGACCAGTAAGGCAAACCTGACCGTAGGCGCTGAGATTCACGCAGTTGAGGCGTACCACGCAGCTTCGATCCGCACCCAGATCGTCGCAGCCGACTTCCTCGCCAACACCGGCACCAACACCTACACTAACATCGCCAACCAGGTCTCGACACTTCGCGGAACCCTCGGCGGTGGAGCCGAAACCATGCTCAGCCAAACCACGATCGTCGCCTCCGACAGCAACTCGATTGGCTACAAGCGTAGCCCGGATCAGGTTCTGCACATTGTCTATGGTGCCGCAGGCGGAGCGGGCGTTTCCAAGGGCGGCTTCTTCCCGGCAGGCCTCAACGGCAAGATCAGCGTAACAGCATCGTAA
- a CDS encoding ferritin-like domain-containing protein yields MATLETQQLDEIIVNSRRKMLTLGGAALAGLAFSSVAKAQTTALGDADYLNFALNLEYLEAQFYTLAVSGQTIDQQGVSIIGGGTAGGSVTVKSGGPTACKVPFANTLVKAYATETAGEERNHVTFLSSALSTAAVSQPNLDLVNSFNGLASLLGLGLTAFDPFADDASFLIGAYIFEDVGVTAYTGAAPLLTSNTFLDKAAGIQGVEAYHAGLIRTTIYGLDQAATTLGAAGTLMKIATAISALRAKVDGTATSATRTQADDIGLGTQQVQLNGTSNLTASSIVNATTTGSINTAAAGGTAGSLTFARTAAQVLSIVYAGGSGKGGFYPNGLNGNVK; encoded by the coding sequence ATGGCAACCCTAGAGACACAGCAACTCGATGAAATCATCGTCAACTCGCGCCGCAAGATGCTCACACTTGGCGGCGCAGCACTCGCCGGACTCGCCTTCTCGTCCGTTGCGAAGGCGCAAACCACAGCCCTCGGCGATGCCGATTACCTGAACTTCGCCCTGAATCTGGAGTACCTCGAGGCACAGTTCTATACCCTCGCCGTCTCCGGACAGACCATCGATCAGCAAGGCGTCAGCATCATTGGCGGCGGAACTGCCGGCGGTTCTGTCACCGTAAAAAGTGGCGGCCCCACGGCGTGCAAGGTTCCTTTTGCCAACACACTCGTGAAGGCATACGCCACCGAAACCGCAGGTGAAGAGCGCAACCACGTCACGTTCCTCTCCAGCGCTCTCTCGACCGCAGCCGTTTCCCAGCCGAACCTCGACCTGGTCAACAGCTTCAACGGTCTCGCAAGCCTCCTCGGTCTCGGCCTTACCGCCTTCGATCCCTTCGCAGACGACGCCAGCTTTCTCATCGGCGCGTACATCTTCGAGGACGTAGGCGTCACGGCATACACTGGTGCGGCTCCTCTTCTCACCAGCAACACCTTCCTCGATAAGGCAGCAGGCATCCAGGGAGTTGAGGCTTACCACGCTGGCTTGATCCGCACCACGATCTACGGTCTGGACCAGGCAGCAACCACACTCGGCGCTGCCGGCACGCTGATGAAGATTGCCACCGCAATCTCCGCTCTGCGCGCCAAGGTCGACGGTACCGCAACCTCCGCAACCCGCACCCAGGCTGATGATATCGGTCTCGGCACGCAGCAGGTCCAGTTGAACGGAACCAGCAACCTAACCGCATCAAGCATCGTCAACGCGACGACCACTGGTTCGATCAACACGGCAGCCGCAGGCGGTACCGCTGGATCGCTCACCTTTGCCCGCACCGCAGCTCAGGTCCTTTCGATCGTCTACGCAGGCGGTTCCGGCAAGGGCGGATTCTATCCAAATGGCCTCAACGGCAACGTCAAGTAG
- a CDS encoding pyridoxal-phosphate-dependent aminotransferase family protein, with protein MIRKTRLFTPGPTPLLPAAQFAMAAADIHHRTAEFRALYTKVLAQLKDFVGTKNDVIILSSSGTGAMEAAVSNLTSPGDRVLVLTAGKFGERWTALAKAFGCAVDVVSAPYGQTFSIDAVKAALKLETRVVFMQASETSTGVRHCVPAIAQLLKDQNHEALLVVDAITGLGTSHLDMDAWGVDVLIGGSQKAVMIPPGLSYLAVSDQAWDRMEASYNPRYYFDLRKERKNAKNGESAYTPAVALIAALGAALDYIAGQAATAENPAGNLAEGRKMLVENAETIAAMTRAAVQALGMTLFAPDAPAAAATAVIPPAGVDSGVVVKELKSRFGAIITNGQGEMKGQIFRIAHLGFFDYMDTIALIGALEQVVAKSFPPAGFAFGNGLIAAQKLYAERSPTAAADAKCICGRTDHACSLQNPSFGTK; from the coding sequence ATGATCCGCAAGACACGCCTCTTCACTCCCGGTCCGACCCCCCTCCTGCCCGCCGCCCAGTTCGCCATGGCCGCCGCCGATATCCACCACCGCACCGCAGAATTCCGCGCCCTCTACACCAAGGTCCTCGCCCAGCTCAAGGACTTCGTCGGCACCAAAAACGACGTCATCATCCTCTCCAGCTCCGGCACCGGAGCCATGGAAGCCGCAGTCTCGAACCTGACGTCTCCCGGAGATCGTGTCCTGGTTCTAACCGCCGGCAAGTTCGGCGAACGTTGGACCGCCCTCGCCAAGGCCTTCGGCTGCGCCGTCGACGTCGTCAGCGCCCCCTACGGCCAGACTTTCTCGATTGACGCCGTCAAAGCCGCGCTCAAGCTCGAAACCCGCGTCGTCTTCATGCAGGCCAGCGAGACCTCGACCGGCGTCCGCCATTGCGTCCCCGCCATCGCGCAGCTCCTCAAGGATCAAAACCACGAGGCGCTCCTCGTCGTAGACGCCATCACCGGCCTCGGCACCTCGCACCTCGACATGGACGCATGGGGCGTCGACGTCCTCATCGGCGGCTCCCAGAAGGCCGTCATGATTCCCCCGGGCCTCAGCTACCTCGCCGTCAGCGATCAGGCATGGGACCGCATGGAGGCCAGCTACAACCCGCGCTACTACTTCGACCTCCGCAAGGAGCGCAAGAACGCGAAGAACGGCGAGTCCGCCTACACCCCCGCCGTAGCCCTCATCGCCGCCCTCGGAGCAGCCCTCGACTACATCGCCGGACAGGCAGCTACTGCTGAGAATCCCGCCGGAAACCTAGCCGAAGGCCGCAAGATGCTCGTCGAGAATGCCGAAACGATCGCCGCCATGACCCGCGCCGCCGTTCAGGCACTCGGCATGACCCTCTTCGCCCCCGACGCACCCGCAGCTGCCGCGACCGCCGTCATCCCACCGGCTGGCGTCGACTCCGGCGTCGTCGTCAAGGAGCTGAAGTCCCGCTTCGGTGCCATCATCACCAACGGCCAGGGCGAGATGAAGGGTCAGATCTTCCGTATCGCCCACCTCGGCTTCTTCGACTACATGGACACCATCGCCCTCATCGGTGCCCTCGAGCAGGTTGTCGCCAAGTCCTTCCCACCCGCCGGATTCGCCTTCGGCAACGGCCTCATCGCCGCCCAGAAGCTCTACGCGGAACGCTCCCCCACCGCAGCCGCCGACGCCAAATGCATCTGCGGCCGCACCGACCACGCCTGCTCCCTCCAGAACCCCTCCTTCGGCACCAAATAA
- a CDS encoding PadR family transcriptional regulator translates to MALPSSLGEFEQIVLLAILRLGEDAYGVGIRREIAACTQREVSPGALYTTLDRLEKKGIVSALDGAPTPERGGRAKRFYKVSKTGHTLLTEAQRSFQRLMTGLNLLEETHG, encoded by the coding sequence ATGGCCCTGCCTTCCTCCCTTGGCGAATTCGAACAAATCGTCCTTCTCGCCATCCTGCGCCTCGGCGAAGATGCCTATGGCGTAGGCATCCGCCGCGAGATCGCTGCCTGTACGCAGCGCGAGGTCTCCCCCGGCGCGCTCTACACCACACTCGATAGGCTTGAGAAAAAGGGCATCGTCTCCGCACTCGACGGCGCACCTACCCCCGAGCGCGGCGGTCGCGCCAAACGCTTCTACAAAGTCTCGAAGACCGGCCACACCCTCCTCACCGAAGCGCAGCGCTCCTTCCAGCGCCTCATGACCGGCCTTAATCTCCTGGAGGAAACCCATGGATAA
- a CDS encoding glutathionylspermidine synthase family protein, with the protein MQRNTIAPRPDWQQKVEAVGLTFHTLDNGDPYWDESACYQFSAAEIDTLEAAGNTLQEMCLAAAQHVIDEKRYSELDIPEQAIEAIEWAWNNEPPALYGRFDIAWSGFGTPKLLEYNADTPTSLLEAAVVQWDWLQNVSPALEAASHLGKPDQFNSIHDRLIAKWKDLDPYLSKPVYFAGVQAPEDQLTLAYLRDTAQQAGLETLQMYMEEIGWNDERQAFVDPNEDQMFSIFKLYPWEIMLNEEFGAHTLATYPDMRWIEPIWKLLLSNKGILPILWQLYPNHDLLLEAHFADPAPAQTTSSAWQQVDPNGPPTILPAVTHNLRDYVRKPLYSREGANVTIVRDGATIASTEGPYTGRQIIQALAPEAVFNNRHPVLGLWMVDQTCSGLGIRESATPITDNYSSFIPHFFV; encoded by the coding sequence ATGCAGCGCAACACCATCGCACCCCGCCCCGACTGGCAGCAAAAGGTCGAAGCCGTAGGCCTCACCTTCCACACCCTCGACAACGGCGACCCCTACTGGGACGAGTCCGCCTGCTACCAGTTCAGCGCCGCCGAGATCGACACCCTCGAAGCCGCCGGCAACACCCTCCAGGAGATGTGCCTCGCCGCCGCCCAGCACGTCATCGACGAGAAGCGCTACTCCGAGCTCGACATCCCCGAGCAGGCCATCGAAGCCATCGAGTGGGCTTGGAACAACGAGCCCCCCGCCCTCTACGGCCGCTTCGACATCGCCTGGTCCGGCTTCGGCACTCCCAAGCTCCTCGAGTACAACGCCGACACCCCGACCTCACTCCTCGAAGCCGCCGTCGTCCAGTGGGACTGGCTGCAGAACGTCTCCCCAGCACTCGAAGCCGCCTCGCACTTGGGAAAACCAGACCAGTTCAACTCCATCCACGACCGCCTCATCGCCAAGTGGAAGGACCTCGACCCCTATCTCTCCAAGCCCGTCTACTTCGCCGGCGTCCAGGCACCTGAAGACCAGCTCACCCTCGCCTACCTCCGCGACACCGCCCAGCAGGCCGGCCTCGAAACCCTCCAGATGTACATGGAAGAGATCGGCTGGAACGACGAGCGCCAGGCCTTCGTCGACCCCAACGAAGACCAGATGTTCTCCATCTTCAAGCTCTACCCCTGGGAGATCATGCTCAACGAGGAGTTCGGCGCCCACACCCTCGCCACCTACCCCGACATGCGCTGGATCGAGCCCATCTGGAAGCTCCTCCTCTCGAACAAAGGCATCCTGCCCATCCTCTGGCAGCTCTATCCCAACCACGACCTCCTCCTCGAAGCCCACTTCGCCGACCCCGCACCAGCCCAGACCACCTCGTCAGCCTGGCAGCAGGTCGACCCGAACGGCCCACCCACAATCCTCCCCGCCGTCACCCACAACCTCCGCGACTACGTCCGGAAGCCCCTCTACTCCCGCGAAGGAGCGAACGTCACCATCGTCCGCGACGGAGCCACCATCGCCTCGACAGAAGGCCCTTACACCGGTCGTCAGATCATCCAGGCCCTCGCCCCCGAAGCCGTCTTCAACAACCGCCACCCCGTCCTCGGTCTCTGGATGGTCGACCAGACCTGCAGCGGCCTCGGCATCCGCGAATCCGCCACCCCCATCACCGACAACTACAGCTCCTTCATCCCCCACTTCTTTGTATAA